In Pirellulales bacterium, the DNA window CGCACGATCCAGGGCGCGATCACGATGCCCGCGATGGCCGGTATCGCCAGCGCCTGGCAGAAACGGCGGCGGCGGGCATCGCGCGGACGATCGCTCGTCGGCTGTTGCAGGTAGTAAGCCACCATCGCCACCGGAATCGCCAGCACGAGAATCGGCTCGACCAACAGCATCAAGCCCGCCAGCACACCGGCCGTCAACGGAACCCGCCACGCTTCCGCGGCAGGACGCTGCAACGTCATCAACAATAGTCCAGTGAGCAGCAGTGCTCCCCACAGCGCCACCTGCACGTGCGTCACCATGTAGACATGCGGCGGATAAAGGGCGGCGCTCCAGCCGGCGCACCAACCGACCGCGCGCGGCGCGGGCACCAGGCGCCACGCTAGCAGCATCACCAGGTAGACAAGCCACGTGCCGGCCGCACACTGCAAAAGTTGAATCGCCAGAATGGCGGCCTGCGAACCCGCGCCAAAGCAGGCGTACGCGGCGGTGACCAACAGGGGATAGAGGGGCGCCTGTTGCGACGTCGGCCCCGTCTGGCCCAGATAGGTGATCGAGAATCCTCGTCCGGCCAGCAGGTTTTCGGCAATCGCCCCATGTTCGTAGGCCAGCGGGCGCTGGTGCTCGGTGCGAAGGGCGAGGACCAGCCCAAGACGCACCGCCAGTGCCAGCAAAAGCAAAAGGGACAGCCCGAGCTGACTTCGATGGTCTATCAGCCACGTCACAAGCAGACGTGAACGTACGGGAGTGCGCGAACGAACGCTGGTCATTCCCTGACCTCGAACAAGTAGCCTGAATCGCTAGACAACCTCCAAGTCGCTAGCTGGGAGGGGCGGATTCTACCGACTCGCTTTCTCCGCGTCTCCGCCAACTCCGCGCCTCCGCGTGAGCTGCAACGCTTTTCTGAGCGGCGCGCAAAAAACCGGGTGACGCCAGCTCGGCACTCCAAACCCACAGGCCGTGTTGCGTGGCAGGTGGTGGTAATTGGAGTCTGGAGTACCGAACTCGCGTCACCCGGCAAAAAGGCTAGCACCGCTAGCAAGAAATTTTCGTCTCGTCTCCGCAATCGTGCGAGTGAGCGTCGGCAGGGGGTCCGGCGTTCACTCAATTCTTGGCCCGTCGGGCGGTGCGATCGCTCTTGGGGCCAATCTCTTCTCCGCAAGAACCGTCGTTTCAGCTTTGGGACGCCTCACTTTCCCATTACCAGCTCGACAAGATTCTCTCGCGGGTCAGCGGGGCGAAATTCTTCTGCTGGCCTAGCCGCGTCATCATCAGATCGATGTAGCGCTCGACAGACATGGGCTGAGCCGCGTTCTGGCTGGCGCCGTCACGGGTCTCATGGCCGTTTGCGGAAAGTTCGCAGGAGCGTGTCGATCGGATGGGACTCATCGTTGTTTCCTTTCCTTCGCTGGACGCCTCATTCGCGAGAATCATTAAGCAGGGCTCGTGCCAAACGGCACCGTAGGCACCAGAAAAACAAACGCCATACGGCCCGTCACGTATCGCAAGATCTTGCCAATTAGCGATTTAAATAAAGGAGGGGATTTCTCTCCTAGATCGCGCAAGGCCAATAAAAAACGCCGCAGGGCCTTTCATGAGACCCTACGGCGTATCAATTTGAGATGACGTTCCCGGCCTGAGACGTTCGCACGTCCAGTTTGGACGGCTACCGACTCAGCCGGGCTTACAGCTTCGCCACGCGGGCGATCAGATCGACGCTGCGGCAGCTATAGCCCCACTCGTTGTCGTACCAGCTCACCACCTTCACTAGGTTGCCTTCCATCACCTGGGTCCAGTCGGCGGCAAAAATCGAGCTGTGCGAGTTGCCGACGATGTCGCTCGAGACGATCGGGTCGGTGGTGTATTCGAGGATGCCCTTGAGCGCTCCCTCGGCCGCGTCCTTCATGGCCGCGTTGATTTCCTCGGGCGTGACCTTCTTGTTCAGCACGGCGGTCAAGTCGACCACGCTGCCCGTCCCCACCGGGACCCGCATGGCAATGCCGGTGAGCTTCCCCTTCAACTCCGGAATCGCCAGCGCCACGGCCTTGGCGGCGCCGGTCGAGGTGGGAATGATGTTCAGCGCGGCGGCCCGGGCACGATAGAGATCCTTGTGCGGCAGGTCCTGCACGTTTTGATCGTTCGTGTAGGCGTGGACCGTGGTCATCAGGCCCCGTTCGATGCCGAAACTATCGTGCAGCACCTTGGCGATGGGCGCGAGACAGTTCGTCGTGCAACTCGCGTTGCTGATGCACTTCATTTCCTTGGTGAGCTTATCGTCGTTCACGCCCAGCACGCAGGTCAGATCGGCGCCGTCCTTGGCCGGGGCGCTCAACACGACCTTCTTAGCGCCGGCGGCCAGATGGGTGTCGTAGCCCGGCTTGCCCCCT includes these proteins:
- the gap gene encoding type I glyceraldehyde-3-phosphate dehydrogenase, translated to MAIRVAINGFGRIGRLVFRNLMARPNEFEVVAINDLTDNKVLATLLKYDSNHGRYKGTVSYDEKGLTVDDKKIAVFEERDPAKLPWGDLKVDVVLESTGIFTGRAEGGKPGYDTHLAAGAKKVVLSAPAKDGADLTCVLGVNDDKLTKEMKCISNASCTTNCLAPIAKVLHDSFGIERGLMTTVHAYTNDQNVQDLPHKDLYRARAAALNIIPTSTGAAKAVALAIPELKGKLTGIAMRVPVGTGSVVDLTAVLNKKVTPEEINAAMKDAAEGALKGILEYTTDPIVSSDIVGNSHSSIFAADWTQVMEGNLVKVVSWYDNEWGYSCRSVDLIARVAKL